One window of Mediterraneibacter butyricigenes genomic DNA carries:
- the hprK gene encoding HPr(Ser) kinase/phosphatase, whose amino-acid sequence MEKGVEIKEIVEKMDLKNLTPEIEMEGKKVEVPDINRPALQLSGFFDHFDAERVQIIGYVEHTFLETLEVERKEKIYEELFSYKIPCLIFCRNLQPEEKLLEVARKYQIPVFQSEQETSAFMAELIRWLNVKLAPCISIHGVLVDVRGVGVLIMGESGIGKSEMALELVKRGHRLVSDDVVEIRKVSHDTLVGSAPEITRHFIELRGIGIIDVKSLFGVQSVKETQTIDMVMTLEDWNKEKEYDRLGLEEEYTEFLGNRVICHCLPVRPGRNLSIIVECAAVNFRQKQMGYNAAQELYRRVQENLTRR is encoded by the coding sequence ATGGAAAAAGGAGTAGAGATTAAAGAAATCGTAGAAAAAATGGATCTGAAAAATCTGACCCCGGAAATTGAGATGGAGGGGAAAAAGGTAGAAGTCCCGGATATTAACAGGCCGGCGCTGCAGCTTTCTGGATTTTTTGATCATTTTGATGCAGAACGTGTACAAATCATTGGATATGTGGAACATACATTTCTGGAAACTCTGGAAGTTGAAAGAAAGGAAAAGATCTACGAGGAATTATTTTCCTATAAGATACCATGCCTGATTTTCTGTCGGAATCTTCAGCCGGAAGAAAAACTTTTGGAAGTAGCCAGAAAATATCAGATTCCGGTATTTCAGTCCGAACAGGAAACTTCCGCATTTATGGCAGAACTGATCCGCTGGCTGAATGTGAAGCTGGCACCCTGTATTTCGATCCATGGCGTATTGGTGGATGTACGCGGTGTAGGTGTGCTGATTATGGGAGAAAGCGGAATCGGTAAGAGTGAGATGGCACTGGAACTGGTAAAGAGAGGACATCGTCTGGTTTCCGATGATGTGGTCGAGATTCGGAAAGTCAGTCATGATACTCTGGTCGGAAGTGCTCCGGAAATCACCAGACATTTTATTGAACTTCGCGGAATCGGAATTATCGATGTGAAATCCCTGTTCGGTGTACAGAGCGTAAAAGAGACTCAGACCATCGATATGGTGATGACGCTGGAAGACTGGAACAAGGAAAAGGAATACGACAGACTGGGACTGGAAGAAGAATATACGGAATTCCTGGGTAACCGTGTAATTTGCCATTGTCTGCCGGTACGTCCGGGACGAAATCTGTCCATTATCGTGGAATGTGCCGCAGTCAACTTCCGTCAGAAACAGATGGGATACAATGCTGCGCAGGAGCTGTATCGTCGAGTACAGGAAAATTTGACCAGAAGATAA
- the uvrC gene encoding excinuclease ABC subunit UvrC: MEQESFHFNIEEELKKLPARPGVYIMHDEKDHIIYVGKAISLKNRVRQYFQSSRNKGVKIEQMVTHIRRFEYIVTDSELEALVLECNLIKEHHPKYNTMLMDDKTYPFIKVTTNEEFPRVLLARRILKDKAKYFGPYTSAQAVRDTIDLIHKLYHIRSCNRNLPKDIGKDRACLNYHIHQCDGPCQGHVSKEEYGKSVAKVLQFLNGHYELILDELEEKMNQAAENLEFEKAIEYRELLNSVKKVAQKQKITDSSGEDRDVLAMAEEGSDAVVQVFFIRGGRMIGRDHFYLRTAPGETKAEILDSFIKQYYAGTPFIPGELMLSEELEDVQVLKEWLSAKRGGKVEIRVPQKGTKEKLVELAADNARMVLSKDKERLRREERRTTGAVRELEELLGISGLERMEAYDISNTNGFESVGSMVVYEHGKPKRNDYRKFRIKGIQGPDDYGSMKEVLTRRFTHGLEERRNYQAQSEGSGRFTKFPDLILMDGGKGQVNVALEVLSELHLNIPVCGMVKDDHHRTRGLYYENREIPIDRTSEGFRLITRIQDEAHRFAIEYHRQLRGKGQVHSILDDIPEIGPARRKDLMRHFQSLDEIKNATEEQLMELPSMNEKAARSVYNFFHR; the protein is encoded by the coding sequence ATGGAACAGGAATCTTTTCATTTTAATATAGAAGAAGAACTGAAAAAACTACCGGCAAGACCGGGCGTTTATATCATGCATGATGAGAAAGACCACATTATTTATGTGGGAAAGGCCATCAGTCTGAAGAATCGGGTGCGCCAATATTTTCAGAGCAGCAGAAATAAAGGGGTTAAGATTGAGCAGATGGTCACACATATTCGGAGATTCGAGTATATTGTGACGGATTCAGAACTGGAGGCACTGGTTCTGGAATGTAATCTGATCAAGGAACATCATCCGAAGTATAATACCATGTTGATGGATGATAAGACCTATCCGTTTATCAAGGTGACGACCAATGAGGAGTTCCCGCGCGTACTTCTGGCACGGAGGATTCTGAAAGATAAAGCGAAATATTTCGGCCCCTATACCAGTGCACAGGCGGTCAGAGATACCATTGATCTGATCCATAAACTTTATCATATCCGGAGCTGTAACCGGAATCTTCCGAAGGATATCGGTAAGGATCGCGCTTGCTTAAACTATCATATCCACCAGTGTGACGGCCCCTGTCAGGGACATGTTTCAAAAGAAGAATACGGAAAATCTGTGGCGAAGGTTCTGCAGTTCCTGAATGGACATTATGAACTGATTCTGGATGAACTGGAAGAGAAAATGAACCAGGCCGCAGAAAACCTGGAATTTGAGAAGGCGATTGAATACCGGGAACTTTTAAACAGTGTAAAGAAAGTAGCACAGAAACAGAAGATCACAGACTCCAGCGGGGAAGACCGGGATGTCCTTGCGATGGCAGAAGAGGGCTCGGATGCGGTGGTTCAGGTGTTCTTTATCCGGGGGGGACGGATGATCGGTCGTGATCATTTTTATCTGCGTACGGCGCCGGGAGAGACGAAAGCGGAGATTCTGGACAGTTTTATCAAGCAATATTATGCAGGTACGCCATTTATTCCGGGAGAGCTGATGTTGTCGGAAGAACTGGAAGATGTGCAGGTTCTGAAGGAATGGCTGAGTGCAAAACGGGGCGGGAAGGTAGAGATACGGGTTCCGCAGAAAGGAACCAAGGAAAAACTGGTAGAACTGGCGGCAGACAATGCACGGATGGTCCTGTCGAAAGATAAGGAGCGTTTAAGAAGGGAAGAACGGCGAACAACCGGAGCGGTAAGAGAACTAGAAGAGTTGCTTGGTATCAGCGGGCTGGAGCGAATGGAGGCGTATGATATCTCCAATACGAATGGATTTGAATCGGTAGGTTCCATGGTGGTTTATGAGCATGGAAAGCCCAAAAGAAATGATTACCGGAAATTTAGGATCAAGGGGATTCAGGGACCGGATGATTACGGAAGTATGAAAGAAGTGTTGACCAGAAGATTTACTCACGGCCTGGAAGAGAGACGAAATTATCAGGCACAGTCAGAGGGCTCCGGTCGGTTTACCAAATTTCCGGATCTGATCCTGATGGATGGCGGAAAAGGTCAGGTGAATGTAGCACTGGAAGTGTTATCAGAGCTTCACCTGAACATTCCGGTTTGCGGCATGGTAAAGGATGATCATCACCGTACCAGAGGGCTGTATTACGAGAATCGGGAAATCCCGATCGACCGGACAAGCGAAGGATTCCGTCTGATCACAAGGATACAGGATGAAGCCCATCGATTTGCGATTGAATATCACAGGCAGCTTCGGGGGAAGGGACAGGTTCATTCGATCCTGGATGATATTCCGGAAATCGGTCCTGCGAGAAGAAAGGATCTGATGCGCCATTTTCAAAGTCTTGATGAGATAAAAAATGCGACGGAAGAGCAGTTGATGGAATTGCCGAGTATGAACGAAAAAGCAGCCCGAAGCGTGTACAATTTTTTTCACCGGTGA
- the ftsH gene encoding ATP-dependent zinc metalloprotease FtsH, which produces MNNQDNNKKNQNRQSFHIILVTTLMAAFLVLGMYSMMQDTTPKEISYNKFLKMVEKGSVEKVTIGTSKIYITSKDAKKAETSQSILDSVLNSVSSDEQDKNEKQPDYYTGVVQDDTLSQKLYDAGVEFEQEIPDTTQSMLFDMFVTVILPIVLFVIVINYVMRRMSKGGGMMGIGKSNAKVYVEKKTGVTFQDVAGQDEAKESLQEVVDFLHNPGKYTGIGAKLPKGALLVGPPGTGKTLLAKAVAGEAQVPFFSLSGSAFVEMYVGVGASRVRDLFKQAQSMAPCIVFIDEIDAIGKSRDNAMGSNDEREQTLNQLLAEMDGFDTNKGLLLLAATNRPEVLDPALLRPGRFDRRIIVDKPDLKGRIDTLKVHSKDVKMDETVDLEAIALATSGAVGSDLANMINEAAINAVKNGRQVVSQSDLFEAVEVVLVGKEKKDRIMSKEERQIVSYHEVGHALVSALQKDAEPVQKITIVPRTMGALGYVMQTPEEEKFLNTRKELEAMLVGALAGRAAEEIVFETVTTGASNDIEQATKIARAMITQYGMSEKFGLVGLESVQHRYLDGRPVMNCGEATASEIDAEVMRMLKEAYEHAKQLLTEHRQTLDEIAAFLIERETITGKEFMKIFRRVEGIPEPEKNEISEEKGSRILMKEEPVIQGIELEEAKEADKLENQRKEELEAKRKAEENSEAGNKEEDAAGFGNAMGESTAIAPGSETTVEENGTSVDRSENDPGEDSEDNSKDDSQNNPKDPPSRNRYTLVK; this is translated from the coding sequence ATGAATAATCAGGACAACAACAAAAAGAACCAGAACCGGCAGAGCTTCCATATTATTCTGGTCACCACACTGATGGCCGCGTTTCTGGTGCTGGGGATGTATTCGATGATGCAGGATACAACACCCAAGGAGATTTCATATAATAAATTTCTGAAAATGGTGGAGAAAGGGTCGGTGGAGAAAGTTACCATCGGTACTTCCAAGATCTACATTACATCCAAAGATGCAAAGAAAGCGGAGACCAGTCAGAGTATTCTGGATTCAGTGTTGAACAGTGTGTCTTCTGATGAACAGGACAAGAATGAAAAGCAACCAGATTATTATACCGGTGTGGTACAGGATGATACCCTGTCCCAGAAGCTTTACGATGCCGGAGTGGAATTTGAACAGGAGATCCCGGATACGACGCAGTCGATGCTGTTTGATATGTTTGTGACGGTGATTCTTCCGATCGTACTGTTTGTGATCGTGATCAATTATGTCATGCGCCGGATGTCAAAAGGCGGCGGAATGATGGGGATCGGAAAGAGCAACGCTAAGGTCTATGTGGAAAAGAAGACCGGCGTGACCTTCCAGGATGTAGCAGGACAGGATGAGGCGAAAGAGTCGCTTCAGGAAGTGGTGGATTTCCTGCACAATCCGGGAAAATATACGGGGATCGGAGCCAAGCTTCCGAAAGGAGCACTCCTGGTAGGGCCTCCGGGTACCGGTAAAACGTTACTGGCAAAGGCGGTGGCAGGAGAAGCGCAGGTGCCGTTTTTCTCCCTTTCAGGTTCAGCCTTTGTGGAAATGTACGTAGGTGTAGGAGCGTCCCGTGTCCGTGATCTGTTTAAACAGGCCCAGTCCATGGCACCTTGTATCGTCTTTATCGATGAGATTGATGCCATTGGTAAGAGCCGTGACAATGCCATGGGAAGCAATGACGAGAGAGAACAGACTCTGAACCAGTTGCTGGCAGAGATGGATGGATTTGATACCAACAAAGGTTTGCTGTTACTGGCAGCGACCAACCGTCCGGAAGTACTGGATCCGGCTTTGTTAAGACCGGGAAGATTTGACCGGAGAATTATCGTCGATAAACCGGATCTGAAGGGAAGAATTGATACCCTGAAAGTTCATTCCAAAGATGTGAAGATGGACGAGACGGTGGATCTGGAAGCAATCGCGCTTGCCACATCAGGAGCCGTAGGATCCGATCTTGCCAATATGATCAATGAGGCAGCCATCAATGCCGTAAAGAACGGACGTCAGGTGGTCAGCCAGTCGGATCTGTTTGAGGCGGTGGAAGTGGTTCTGGTTGGAAAAGAAAAGAAAGACCGGATCATGAGCAAGGAAGAGCGTCAGATCGTGTCTTACCACGAAGTGGGACATGCACTGGTATCCGCATTGCAAAAGGATGCAGAACCGGTACAGAAGATTACCATTGTACCACGTACGATGGGAGCCCTCGGTTATGTGATGCAGACTCCGGAAGAAGAAAAATTCTTAAATACCAGGAAAGAATTAGAAGCAATGTTGGTGGGAGCACTGGCAGGCCGTGCAGCAGAAGAAATCGTCTTCGAGACGGTGACAACCGGAGCGTCTAATGATATTGAACAGGCAACCAAGATTGCCCGTGCCATGATTACACAATATGGAATGTCCGAGAAGTTTGGATTGGTCGGACTGGAATCGGTACAGCATCGTTACTTGGACGGAAGACCGGTGATGAACTGTGGAGAGGCGACAGCCAGTGAGATCGATGCCGAAGTGATGCGGATGTTAAAGGAAGCTTATGAACACGCCAAACAACTTCTGACTGAACATCGTCAGACGCTGGATGAGATCGCAGCCTTCTTGATCGAGCGTGAGACCATTACCGGCAAAGAATTTATGAAGATTTTCCGCAGAGTGGAAGGAATCCCGGAACCGGAAAAGAATGAGATCTCCGAAGAAAAGGGAAGCCGGATTCTTATGAAGGAAGAGCCGGTGATCCAGGGAATTGAACTGGAAGAGGCAAAAGAAGCGGATAAGCTGGAGAACCAGAGAAAGGAAGAGCTGGAAGCAAAGAGAAAAGCTGAGGAAAATTCTGAGGCTGGCAACAAGGAAGAAGATGCAGCCGGATTCGGAAATGCGATGGGAGAAAGCACAGCGATAGCGCCCGGATCTGAGACAACGGTGGAAGAAAACGGAACTTCAGTGGATCGTTCGGAAAACGATCCGGGGGAAGATTCAGAGGATAATTCAAAGGATGATTCCCAGAATAATCCGAAAGATCCACCCAGCAGAAACCGTTATACGTTGGTGAAATAA
- a CDS encoding DUF1846 domain-containing protein, producing MKIGFDNEKYLNMQSEHIRERISHFDNKLYLEFGGKLYDDYHASRVLPGFAPDSKLRMLRQLSDQAEIVIVISAKDIDKNKIRGDLGITYDSDVIRLMDTYKGFGLYVGSVVITQFSGQESALLFKQRLENLGVKVYIHYNIPGYPSNIPLIISDEGYGKNDYIETTRPLVVVTAPGPGSGKMATCLSQLYHEHKRGIRAGYAKFETFPIWNLPLKHPVNLAYEAATADLNDVNMIDPFHLEAYGETTVNYNRDVEIFPVLNTMFEQIYGESPYKSPTDMGVNMAGNCICDDAVCQEASRQEIIRRYYQALNDILTGKRPETDAQKIELLMNLEHISTEERKVVSAALAREEETHGPAAALELPDGTIVTGKTSDLLGPSAAILLNAVKQLAGIPHESRVISPEAIRPIQELKVNYLKGKNPRLHTDEVLIALSTSAALNPEAKLALEQLPKLSGCQMHTSVMLSDVDLRLLKRLGIQLTCEARYEGQEK from the coding sequence ATGAAAATCGGATTTGATAACGAAAAATATCTGAACATGCAATCAGAACATATCCGGGAACGGATCAGCCATTTCGATAACAAACTTTATCTGGAATTCGGCGGAAAACTTTATGATGACTACCACGCTTCCAGAGTTCTGCCCGGTTTTGCCCCGGACAGCAAGCTTCGTATGCTCCGGCAGTTAAGCGATCAGGCAGAGATCGTCATCGTCATCAGTGCCAAAGACATCGATAAAAATAAAATCCGCGGAGATCTGGGCATCACCTATGATTCTGATGTGATCCGCCTGATGGACACCTACAAGGGATTCGGTCTCTACGTAGGAAGCGTCGTCATTACCCAGTTTTCCGGACAGGAAAGCGCACTTCTTTTCAAACAGCGTCTGGAAAATTTAGGGGTCAAAGTTTATATTCATTACAATATTCCTGGATATCCGTCCAACATTCCGCTGATCATCAGTGACGAAGGTTACGGAAAGAATGATTATATCGAAACCACAAGACCGTTGGTTGTCGTTACAGCACCGGGACCCGGAAGCGGAAAAATGGCGACCTGCCTGTCTCAGCTTTATCATGAACACAAACGTGGCATCCGCGCCGGTTATGCCAAATTCGAAACTTTCCCGATCTGGAATCTTCCTTTGAAGCATCCGGTCAATCTGGCTTATGAAGCTGCCACCGCAGACTTAAATGATGTCAATATGATCGACCCATTCCATCTGGAAGCTTACGGAGAAACCACCGTCAACTACAACCGTGATGTAGAGATCTTCCCGGTTCTCAACACCATGTTCGAACAGATTTACGGAGAGAGTCCTTATAAATCCCCGACCGATATGGGGGTCAACATGGCCGGAAACTGTATCTGTGACGATGCGGTCTGCCAGGAGGCTTCCCGTCAGGAAATCATCCGCCGCTACTATCAGGCACTGAACGACATTCTCACCGGAAAGCGTCCGGAAACTGACGCTCAAAAGATTGAGCTATTGATGAATCTGGAACACATTTCCACAGAAGAACGCAAGGTCGTATCCGCAGCACTGGCAAGAGAAGAGGAAACCCACGGCCCTGCTGCCGCTTTGGAACTTCCGGATGGCACCATCGTAACCGGAAAGACTTCCGACCTGCTCGGTCCATCCGCTGCGATCCTGTTAAATGCAGTAAAACAACTGGCAGGAATCCCACATGAGAGCCGTGTGATCTCACCGGAAGCCATCCGTCCGATCCAGGAACTGAAGGTCAACTATCTAAAAGGAAAGAATCCGCGTCTTCACACGGACGAAGTCCTGATTGCACTTTCCACCAGTGCTGCTCTGAATCCGGAAGCAAAGCTTGCCCTGGAGCAACTTCCAAAACTTTCCGGCTGTCAGATGCACACTTCTGTCATGCTTTCAGATGTAGACTTAAGACTCTTAAAACGACTTGGAATTCAACTGACCTGCGAAGCAAGATACGAGGGACAGGAGAAGTAA
- a CDS encoding CTP synthase: protein MAVKYVFVTGGVVSGLGKGITAASLGRLLKARGYTVTMQKFDPYINIDPGTMNPVQHGEVFVTDDGAETDLDLGHYERFIDESLTKNSNVTTGKIYWSVLQKERRGDFGGGTVQVIPHITNEIKSRFYRNPAAKDTEIAIIEVGGTVGDIESQPFLEAIRQFQHDMGHENAILVHVTLIPYLRASQEMKTKPTQASVKELQGMGIQPDVIVCRSEYPLTDGMKDKISLFCNIPANHVLQNLDVEYLYEAPLAMEKENLAGVVCECLNLECPTPDLKEWTEMVDCLRQPTQEVRVALVGKYIQLHDAYISVVEALKHGGIFSHTTVNIKWIDSETVTAENAEELLGDVDGILVPGGFGDRGIEGKIEAIHYARTHKVPFLGLCLGMQLSIVEFARNVVGYRDAHSMELNPQTTHPVIHIMPDQIGIEDIGGTLRLGAYPCVLDKESKAYKLYGTEEISERHRHRYEVNNDYRDVLEKNGMMLSGLSPDKRIVEMIEIPEHPWFIATQAHPELKSRPNRPHPLFKGFVEASLKHKEER, encoded by the coding sequence ATGGCAGTAAAATACGTATTTGTTACAGGTGGTGTAGTTTCAGGACTTGGAAAGGGAATTACGGCAGCTTCACTTGGCCGTCTGCTGAAAGCAAGAGGGTATACAGTGACGATGCAGAAATTTGATCCTTATATTAATATTGACCCGGGAACCATGAATCCGGTACAGCATGGAGAAGTGTTTGTAACAGACGACGGCGCAGAGACCGATCTGGATCTTGGCCACTATGAAAGATTTATCGATGAGAGTCTGACAAAGAATTCCAATGTGACCACAGGTAAGATTTACTGGAGTGTCTTGCAGAAAGAGCGTCGTGGAGATTTTGGCGGAGGAACTGTACAGGTTATCCCACATATTACCAATGAGATTAAGAGCAGATTTTACCGCAATCCGGCGGCAAAAGATACGGAGATTGCAATTATCGAGGTGGGAGGAACCGTAGGAGATATCGAAAGCCAGCCGTTCCTGGAGGCGATTCGTCAGTTCCAGCATGATATGGGCCATGAAAATGCAATTCTGGTTCATGTCACACTGATTCCTTATCTGAGAGCGTCTCAGGAGATGAAGACCAAGCCAACTCAGGCCAGTGTAAAAGAACTTCAGGGAATGGGAATCCAGCCGGATGTGATTGTGTGCCGGTCTGAGTATCCGCTGACAGACGGAATGAAAGATAAGATTTCTCTGTTCTGTAATATTCCGGCCAATCATGTATTGCAGAATCTGGATGTGGAATATTTATATGAAGCGCCGCTTGCAATGGAAAAAGAAAATCTGGCCGGCGTTGTCTGTGAATGTCTGAATCTGGAGTGTCCAACACCGGATCTGAAAGAATGGACGGAGATGGTAGACTGCCTGAGACAGCCGACCCAGGAAGTCAGAGTAGCTTTGGTTGGAAAATATATTCAGCTGCACGATGCCTATATCAGTGTGGTAGAAGCACTGAAACATGGAGGAATCTTCAGTCACACAACGGTAAATATCAAATGGATTGATTCAGAAACCGTCACAGCGGAAAATGCAGAAGAACTGCTGGGGGATGTAGACGGTATTCTGGTACCTGGTGGATTCGGAGATCGTGGAATCGAAGGAAAGATCGAGGCCATTCATTATGCGAGAACACATAAAGTACCATTCCTTGGACTGTGTCTCGGAATGCAGTTATCGATCGTAGAGTTTGCAAGAAATGTGGTTGGTTATCGGGATGCACACAGTATGGAATTGAACCCACAGACCACGCATCCGGTGATTCATATCATGCCGGATCAGATCGGAATCGAGGATATCGGAGGAACCTTAAGACTGGGGGCTTATCCGTGTGTATTGGATAAAGAATCCAAAGCATATAAGCTTTATGGAACTGAGGAGATCAGCGAGCGTCATCGTCACCGCTATGAAGTCAACAATGATTACAGAGATGTGCTTGAGAAAAACGGAATGATGTTGTCCGGACTTTCACCGGATAAACGGATCGTAGAAATGATCGAGATCCCGGAACATCCGTGGTTCATCGCAACACAGGCTCATCCGGAACTGAAATCCCGTCCGAACCGTCCGCATCCGCTGTTTAAAGGATTTGTGGAAGCTTCTCTGAAACATAAAGAAGAGCGATAA